In Topomyia yanbarensis strain Yona2022 chromosome 2, ASM3024719v1, whole genome shotgun sequence, one DNA window encodes the following:
- the LOC131683737 gene encoding recQ-like DNA helicase Blm isoform X2, which translates to MSRKLLTLSSSSSKNDPKKQTSLMAFIAKKKSDDNESMSEVENMSNLEMEADCAKNFTSDETILRSPSIFRPKFPRSHFQKKQPNTVEILSSDSDTSPVKARCKPSRTLQDNFNQVKEDDKLGKSASDRPDEYDLLVSKYCTEATAVSLMLDLDLKNDSRYQKATKKLEENMAKISPKKNIAADGNTTKTTKFEYKVPKAGSMLFSLKEPLKKPIDLNETPPTKDDDVFEMKKPTSSTPLAESNFAFKPKQMTDFQTRNGQSQIQYNLFPSPICPNNGHVQLSTPIEKSEALESCTPKKSSDTLNCLNQTKTFAVKFDSGLDGYMVEILNDPRFKSKELSEVEIKKNHQYLQETNRVLLEKFFDIFAQIPVNIFNSIQGFQQDTYSKLKSLIENTRGKIKVNEKVLENIKSINKSSSVIGSRKSHLEKKKTSQTLMITEEATRGVTSPDPEELDDFIDCTIPSKKIDDTQSKPSAFVFKKPLSGTGNLSNNQQASTSYLNASREDDEDDIESILNNIREAELIDKGRANQHNLSSVDLVTPESSFRRTEPRITFNHQETSLRNTQFIENVETQVDEDGWQVYDASQFDAPDVINITDASEGFDNAASYNRKQSLSDAALCKLLEAAGGDSQLPSASSRQQKSQSLGNFHSGVRNDGITGEFDGMNYSHSERLQIVFRETFGLRSFRPNQLQVINATLLGHDCFVLMPTGGGKSLCYQLPALLTEGVTIVVSPLKSLILDQVNKLSSLDIPAAHLSGEVSYADQQKIYNDMQSTRPILKLLYVTPEKISSSARFQNILTGLYRMKQLARFVIDEAHCVSAWGHDFRPDYKKLSVLREQFPSVPIMALTATANPRVRIDVLKQLNLKSNTKWFLCSFNRPNLKYIVRPKQGVATKAEIIELIKKKFPRATGIIYCLSKKDCDQLAAELRNAGIKAKSYHAGLSDSQRESTQKDWITDKIKVVCATVAFGMGIDKPDVRYVIHHSMPKSIEGYYQEAGRAGRDGDLATCILFYNYSDMLRFRKMMDLDSIPFEAKQVHLHNLFRMVNFCENVTDCRRTQQLDYFAEHFTREQCLENRVSACDNCLMQGEYKTIDVTEDCIAIAKSVRDLCAGRNRFTLLHLVEVFKGSEQKKIIDNNHHRSPYHGRLKNWDRSDIQRLMHKLVIEDYLKEDLIFSNDIPQAYIRIGGKIEKLMNREVCVSFSVKEKTSNKRIQQDDIGNEPKLDSQGNAQLKELQERCYNDLLDICRSLAAQKNVTLASIMNMQALKAMSERLPETQAEMLSLPHVTKANFEKYGQQLLEITQNYAAEKLCIMLDADTVGNTGNGNDDSDSDSSGDGTDWGRLAREASANSSAGTNKRRRNWGSGGRGAKRFRRGRTKSKTGTRAKATASRGGAVAKRGGRGARAGTSTFGLLPLPGTR; encoded by the exons ATGTCACGAAAATTGCTTACTTTGTCAAGTTCATCGTCCAAGAATGATCCCAAAAAACAAACCAGCTTAATGGCTTTTATAGCCAAAAAGAAATCAGATGACAACGAAAG TATGTCAGAGGTTGAAAATATGTCCAATTTGGAAATGGAAGCCGATTGCGCCAAAAACTTCACATCAGACGAAACTATACTTCGTTCGCCCAGTATATTTCGACCAAAGTTCCCCAGATCTCATTTTCAGAAAAAACAGCCCAACACGGTTGAAATCCTGTCAAGTGATTCGGACACTTCCCCAGTGAAAGCGCGGTGCAAACCTTCTCGAACATTGCAAGACAACTTCAACCAAGTGAAGGAAGACGATAAATTGGGAAAATCGGCATCAGATCGACCTGACGAGTACGACTTGCTAGTTTCAAAGTACTGCACAGAAGCCACTGCCGTTTCGCTAATGTTAGATCTTGATCTGAAGAACGACTCTCGCTATCAAAAAGCCACGAAAAAATTAGAAGAAAATATGGCTAAAATCAGCCCTAAGAAAAACATTGCTGCTGATGGAAATACTACAAAGACGACAAAGTTCGAGTATAAGGTGCCAAAAGCTGGTTCCATGCTTTTCAGTTTAAAGGAACCGTTGAAGAAACCAATTGATCTTAATGAGACTCCTCCCACTAAAGACGATGATGTGTTTGAAATGAAGAAACCAACAAGTTCAACACCACTTGCTGAGTCGAATTTTGCATTCAAACCTAAACAGATGACTGATTTTCAAACTAGGAATGGCCAGAGTCAGATTCAGTATAATCTTTTTCCATCGCCAATATGTCCCAACAATGGCCATGTACAGCTATCCACCCCAATTGAAAAATCTGAGGCGCTCGAGTCCTGTACGCCGAAGAAATCTTCCGACACTTTGAACTGCCTCAATCAAACGAAAACATTCGCTGTAAAATTTGATTCCGGACTAGATGGATACATGGTTGAAATACTGAATGATCCTCGATTTAAGTCGAAAGAATTATCTGAAGTCGAAATCAAGAAAAATCACCAATATTTGCAAGAAACTAATCGCGTGCTACTAGAAAAGTTCTTTGACATCTTTGCCCAAATACCAGTTAACATTTTCAACTCAATACAGGGCTTTCAACAAGATACATATAGCAAGCTAAAGTCTTTGATTGAAAACACTCGAGGAAAAATCAAAGTTAACGAAAAAGTGCTTGAAAACATCAAGAGTATAAACAAATCATCGTCTGTTATTGGGTCTAGAAAAAGTCACttagaaaagaaaaaaacaagccAGACTTTGATGATTACCGAAGAAGCAACCAGAGGCGTTACTTCACCGGACCCTGAAGAACTTGatgatttcattgattgtactataccctcgaaaaaaatcgatgataCTCAATCAAAGCCTAGCGCTTTTGTGTTCAAAAAACCGCTATCTGGGACAGGCAACTTATCAAACAATCAGCAAGCGAGTACGAGCTATCTAAACGCCTCGCGAGAAGATGACGAGGATGATattgagagtatactgaataacATTCGGGAGGCAGAACTTATCGACAAAGGTCGTGCCAATCAGCACAATTTGAGTTCCGTAGATTTAGTAACACCGGAGAGTTCATTTCGTCGCACGGAACCTCGGATTACATTCAACCATCAAGAGACCTCACTGAGAAATACGCAATTCATAGAAAATGTGGAGACCCAAGTGGATGAAGACGGTTGGCAGGTGTATGATGCATCTCAGTTTGATGCACCCGACGTGATAAACATTACGGATGCGTCGGAGGGTTTCGATAATGCGGCTAGTTACAATCGGAAACAGTCACTCAGTGATGCTGCTCTGTGTAAACTGCTGGAAGCTGCCGGAGGTGACAGTCAACTTCCAAGTGCATCTAGTAGACAACAAAAGTCGCAATCCCTTGGAAATTTCCACTCGGGAGTCCGCAACGATGGCATAACTGGCGAATTTGATGGAATGAATTATTCTCATTCCGAGCGACTTCAGATAGTGTTCCGAGAAACATTTGGACTGCGATCCTTCCGTCCTAATCAGCTACAGGTCATCAATGCTACCTTATTAGGACATGATTGCTTCGTGCTAATGCCAACTGGAGGTGGAAAATCTCTGTGTTATCAACTTCCAGCGTTACTAACAGAAGGTGTCACGATCGTAGTTAGTCCATTGAAATCACTAATTCTAGATCAAGTGAACAAACTTAGCTCTCTCGATATTCCGGCTGCACATTTGTCTGGAGAGGTGTCGTATGCGGATCAACAGAAAATTTATAATGACATGCAAAGCACACGACCGATATTGAAACTGCTTTATGTGACACCGGAGAAAATTTCTTCATCAGCTCGGTTTCAGAACATTTTGACTGGTTTATATAGAATGAAGCAACTGGCAAGATTTGTTATCGATGAAGCACATTGCGTGTCTGCTTGGGGGCATGATTTTCGTCCCGATTATAAAAAATTGTCAGTCCTAAGAGAGCAATTTCCTTCG GTACCCATCATGGCATTGACAGCAACGGCGAATCCGCGCGTTAGAATCGACGTCTTGAAGCAATTGAATCTGAAGAGCAACACCAAGTGGTTTTTGTGCAGCTTCAATCGACCCAACCTGAAATACATTGTTCGACCGAAGCAGGGGGTAGCAACAAAGGCCGAAATTATTGAGCTGATAAAGAAGAAGTTCCCCCGTGCTACGGGCATTATTTACTGTCTGTCGAAGAAGGACTGTGACCAACTCGCAGCAGAGCTGAGAAATGCCGGTATCAAAGCGAAGAGTTACCATGCAGGTTTATCGGACTCACAGCGCGAATCGACACAGAAGGACTGGATAACAGACAAAATCAAGGTGGTATGCGCTACTGTCGCATTCGGTATGGGAATCGATAAACCGGATGTGCGCTACGTGATCCATCATTCGATGCCCAAGAGCATTGAAGGGTACTATCAAGAGGCAGGAAGAGCAGGACGTGATGGTGATCTTGCCACTTGCATACTATTTTACAATTATTCGGACATGTTGCGTTTTAGAAAAATGATGGATC TTGACTCGATACCGTTTGAGGCCAAACAGGTTCACCTGCACAATCTGTTCCGCATGGTTAACTTTTGCGAAAATGTCACCGACTGTCGACGGACCCAGCAATTGGATTACTTTGCCGAACATTTCACACGTGAACAGTGTTTGGAAAATCGAGTCAGTGCTTGTGACAACTGCTTAATGCAGGGAGAATACAAGACCATTGATGTCACGGAGGATTGTATTGCTATTGCAAAGAGTGTGCGAGACCTTTGCGCTGGTAGAAACCGGTTTACTCTGCTGCATCTGGTAGAAGTATTCAAGGGAAgtgaacagaaaaaaattatcgaTAATAATCATCACCGTTCACCTTACCATGGTCGACTTAAGAACTGGGATCGAAGCGACATTCAACGATTGATGCACAAGTTAGTGATCGAAGACTACCTGAAGGAAGATCTAATTTTCAGCAACGATATTCCTCAGGCGTATATCAGAATTGGTGGCAAAATAGAAAAACTAATGAATCGAGAAGTGTGTGTTAGTTTCTCAGTCAAAGAGAAAACATCTAACAAACGAATTCAACAGGATGATATTGGAAACGAACCCAAACTCGACAGTCAAGGTAATGCACAACTCAAAGAACTACAGGAGCGATGCTACAATGACCTTTTGGACATTTGTCGGTCGTTGGCCGCGCAAAAGAATGTCACTCTTGCATCTATTATGAATATGCAAGCTCTTAAAGCTATGTCGGAGCGGCTTCCAGAGACACAAGCAGAAATGCTGTCACTTCCACACGTAACAAAGGCCAACTTTGAAAAATACGGTCAGCAGCTTTTAGAAATAACTCAAAACTACGCCGCTGAAAAATTGTGCATAATGTTGGATGCTGATACTGTTGGAAACACAGGTAACGGCAATGATGATAGCGACAGTGATTCCAGTGGAGATGGTACAGATTGGGGACGTTTGGCGCGTGAAGCTTCGGCAAATAGTTCTGCAGGTACCAATAAGCGAAGGCGAAACTGGGGATCTGGTGGCAGAGGCGCCAAACGATTCCGAAGAGGCCGAACGAAATCAAAAACTGGTACTCGTGCTAAAGCAACTGCAAGCCGTGGTGGAGCAGTGGCGAAACGTGGTGGTCGAGGAGCACGGGCAGGAACTTCCACTTTTGGACTACTGCCACTGCCTGGGACTCGGTAG
- the LOC131683737 gene encoding recQ-like DNA helicase Blm isoform X1 yields the protein MSRKLLTLSSSSSKNDPKKQTSLMAFIAKKKSDDNERSSHVSSTNSMSEVENMSNLEMEADCAKNFTSDETILRSPSIFRPKFPRSHFQKKQPNTVEILSSDSDTSPVKARCKPSRTLQDNFNQVKEDDKLGKSASDRPDEYDLLVSKYCTEATAVSLMLDLDLKNDSRYQKATKKLEENMAKISPKKNIAADGNTTKTTKFEYKVPKAGSMLFSLKEPLKKPIDLNETPPTKDDDVFEMKKPTSSTPLAESNFAFKPKQMTDFQTRNGQSQIQYNLFPSPICPNNGHVQLSTPIEKSEALESCTPKKSSDTLNCLNQTKTFAVKFDSGLDGYMVEILNDPRFKSKELSEVEIKKNHQYLQETNRVLLEKFFDIFAQIPVNIFNSIQGFQQDTYSKLKSLIENTRGKIKVNEKVLENIKSINKSSSVIGSRKSHLEKKKTSQTLMITEEATRGVTSPDPEELDDFIDCTIPSKKIDDTQSKPSAFVFKKPLSGTGNLSNNQQASTSYLNASREDDEDDIESILNNIREAELIDKGRANQHNLSSVDLVTPESSFRRTEPRITFNHQETSLRNTQFIENVETQVDEDGWQVYDASQFDAPDVINITDASEGFDNAASYNRKQSLSDAALCKLLEAAGGDSQLPSASSRQQKSQSLGNFHSGVRNDGITGEFDGMNYSHSERLQIVFRETFGLRSFRPNQLQVINATLLGHDCFVLMPTGGGKSLCYQLPALLTEGVTIVVSPLKSLILDQVNKLSSLDIPAAHLSGEVSYADQQKIYNDMQSTRPILKLLYVTPEKISSSARFQNILTGLYRMKQLARFVIDEAHCVSAWGHDFRPDYKKLSVLREQFPSVPIMALTATANPRVRIDVLKQLNLKSNTKWFLCSFNRPNLKYIVRPKQGVATKAEIIELIKKKFPRATGIIYCLSKKDCDQLAAELRNAGIKAKSYHAGLSDSQRESTQKDWITDKIKVVCATVAFGMGIDKPDVRYVIHHSMPKSIEGYYQEAGRAGRDGDLATCILFYNYSDMLRFRKMMDLDSIPFEAKQVHLHNLFRMVNFCENVTDCRRTQQLDYFAEHFTREQCLENRVSACDNCLMQGEYKTIDVTEDCIAIAKSVRDLCAGRNRFTLLHLVEVFKGSEQKKIIDNNHHRSPYHGRLKNWDRSDIQRLMHKLVIEDYLKEDLIFSNDIPQAYIRIGGKIEKLMNREVCVSFSVKEKTSNKRIQQDDIGNEPKLDSQGNAQLKELQERCYNDLLDICRSLAAQKNVTLASIMNMQALKAMSERLPETQAEMLSLPHVTKANFEKYGQQLLEITQNYAAEKLCIMLDADTVGNTGNGNDDSDSDSSGDGTDWGRLAREASANSSAGTNKRRRNWGSGGRGAKRFRRGRTKSKTGTRAKATASRGGAVAKRGGRGARAGTSTFGLLPLPGTR from the exons ATGTCACGAAAATTGCTTACTTTGTCAAGTTCATCGTCCAAGAATGATCCCAAAAAACAAACCAGCTTAATGGCTTTTATAGCCAAAAAGAAATCAGATGACAACGAAAG ATCATCCCACGTTTCTTCTACAAACAGTATGTCAGAGGTTGAAAATATGTCCAATTTGGAAATGGAAGCCGATTGCGCCAAAAACTTCACATCAGACGAAACTATACTTCGTTCGCCCAGTATATTTCGACCAAAGTTCCCCAGATCTCATTTTCAGAAAAAACAGCCCAACACGGTTGAAATCCTGTCAAGTGATTCGGACACTTCCCCAGTGAAAGCGCGGTGCAAACCTTCTCGAACATTGCAAGACAACTTCAACCAAGTGAAGGAAGACGATAAATTGGGAAAATCGGCATCAGATCGACCTGACGAGTACGACTTGCTAGTTTCAAAGTACTGCACAGAAGCCACTGCCGTTTCGCTAATGTTAGATCTTGATCTGAAGAACGACTCTCGCTATCAAAAAGCCACGAAAAAATTAGAAGAAAATATGGCTAAAATCAGCCCTAAGAAAAACATTGCTGCTGATGGAAATACTACAAAGACGACAAAGTTCGAGTATAAGGTGCCAAAAGCTGGTTCCATGCTTTTCAGTTTAAAGGAACCGTTGAAGAAACCAATTGATCTTAATGAGACTCCTCCCACTAAAGACGATGATGTGTTTGAAATGAAGAAACCAACAAGTTCAACACCACTTGCTGAGTCGAATTTTGCATTCAAACCTAAACAGATGACTGATTTTCAAACTAGGAATGGCCAGAGTCAGATTCAGTATAATCTTTTTCCATCGCCAATATGTCCCAACAATGGCCATGTACAGCTATCCACCCCAATTGAAAAATCTGAGGCGCTCGAGTCCTGTACGCCGAAGAAATCTTCCGACACTTTGAACTGCCTCAATCAAACGAAAACATTCGCTGTAAAATTTGATTCCGGACTAGATGGATACATGGTTGAAATACTGAATGATCCTCGATTTAAGTCGAAAGAATTATCTGAAGTCGAAATCAAGAAAAATCACCAATATTTGCAAGAAACTAATCGCGTGCTACTAGAAAAGTTCTTTGACATCTTTGCCCAAATACCAGTTAACATTTTCAACTCAATACAGGGCTTTCAACAAGATACATATAGCAAGCTAAAGTCTTTGATTGAAAACACTCGAGGAAAAATCAAAGTTAACGAAAAAGTGCTTGAAAACATCAAGAGTATAAACAAATCATCGTCTGTTATTGGGTCTAGAAAAAGTCACttagaaaagaaaaaaacaagccAGACTTTGATGATTACCGAAGAAGCAACCAGAGGCGTTACTTCACCGGACCCTGAAGAACTTGatgatttcattgattgtactataccctcgaaaaaaatcgatgataCTCAATCAAAGCCTAGCGCTTTTGTGTTCAAAAAACCGCTATCTGGGACAGGCAACTTATCAAACAATCAGCAAGCGAGTACGAGCTATCTAAACGCCTCGCGAGAAGATGACGAGGATGATattgagagtatactgaataacATTCGGGAGGCAGAACTTATCGACAAAGGTCGTGCCAATCAGCACAATTTGAGTTCCGTAGATTTAGTAACACCGGAGAGTTCATTTCGTCGCACGGAACCTCGGATTACATTCAACCATCAAGAGACCTCACTGAGAAATACGCAATTCATAGAAAATGTGGAGACCCAAGTGGATGAAGACGGTTGGCAGGTGTATGATGCATCTCAGTTTGATGCACCCGACGTGATAAACATTACGGATGCGTCGGAGGGTTTCGATAATGCGGCTAGTTACAATCGGAAACAGTCACTCAGTGATGCTGCTCTGTGTAAACTGCTGGAAGCTGCCGGAGGTGACAGTCAACTTCCAAGTGCATCTAGTAGACAACAAAAGTCGCAATCCCTTGGAAATTTCCACTCGGGAGTCCGCAACGATGGCATAACTGGCGAATTTGATGGAATGAATTATTCTCATTCCGAGCGACTTCAGATAGTGTTCCGAGAAACATTTGGACTGCGATCCTTCCGTCCTAATCAGCTACAGGTCATCAATGCTACCTTATTAGGACATGATTGCTTCGTGCTAATGCCAACTGGAGGTGGAAAATCTCTGTGTTATCAACTTCCAGCGTTACTAACAGAAGGTGTCACGATCGTAGTTAGTCCATTGAAATCACTAATTCTAGATCAAGTGAACAAACTTAGCTCTCTCGATATTCCGGCTGCACATTTGTCTGGAGAGGTGTCGTATGCGGATCAACAGAAAATTTATAATGACATGCAAAGCACACGACCGATATTGAAACTGCTTTATGTGACACCGGAGAAAATTTCTTCATCAGCTCGGTTTCAGAACATTTTGACTGGTTTATATAGAATGAAGCAACTGGCAAGATTTGTTATCGATGAAGCACATTGCGTGTCTGCTTGGGGGCATGATTTTCGTCCCGATTATAAAAAATTGTCAGTCCTAAGAGAGCAATTTCCTTCG GTACCCATCATGGCATTGACAGCAACGGCGAATCCGCGCGTTAGAATCGACGTCTTGAAGCAATTGAATCTGAAGAGCAACACCAAGTGGTTTTTGTGCAGCTTCAATCGACCCAACCTGAAATACATTGTTCGACCGAAGCAGGGGGTAGCAACAAAGGCCGAAATTATTGAGCTGATAAAGAAGAAGTTCCCCCGTGCTACGGGCATTATTTACTGTCTGTCGAAGAAGGACTGTGACCAACTCGCAGCAGAGCTGAGAAATGCCGGTATCAAAGCGAAGAGTTACCATGCAGGTTTATCGGACTCACAGCGCGAATCGACACAGAAGGACTGGATAACAGACAAAATCAAGGTGGTATGCGCTACTGTCGCATTCGGTATGGGAATCGATAAACCGGATGTGCGCTACGTGATCCATCATTCGATGCCCAAGAGCATTGAAGGGTACTATCAAGAGGCAGGAAGAGCAGGACGTGATGGTGATCTTGCCACTTGCATACTATTTTACAATTATTCGGACATGTTGCGTTTTAGAAAAATGATGGATC TTGACTCGATACCGTTTGAGGCCAAACAGGTTCACCTGCACAATCTGTTCCGCATGGTTAACTTTTGCGAAAATGTCACCGACTGTCGACGGACCCAGCAATTGGATTACTTTGCCGAACATTTCACACGTGAACAGTGTTTGGAAAATCGAGTCAGTGCTTGTGACAACTGCTTAATGCAGGGAGAATACAAGACCATTGATGTCACGGAGGATTGTATTGCTATTGCAAAGAGTGTGCGAGACCTTTGCGCTGGTAGAAACCGGTTTACTCTGCTGCATCTGGTAGAAGTATTCAAGGGAAgtgaacagaaaaaaattatcgaTAATAATCATCACCGTTCACCTTACCATGGTCGACTTAAGAACTGGGATCGAAGCGACATTCAACGATTGATGCACAAGTTAGTGATCGAAGACTACCTGAAGGAAGATCTAATTTTCAGCAACGATATTCCTCAGGCGTATATCAGAATTGGTGGCAAAATAGAAAAACTAATGAATCGAGAAGTGTGTGTTAGTTTCTCAGTCAAAGAGAAAACATCTAACAAACGAATTCAACAGGATGATATTGGAAACGAACCCAAACTCGACAGTCAAGGTAATGCACAACTCAAAGAACTACAGGAGCGATGCTACAATGACCTTTTGGACATTTGTCGGTCGTTGGCCGCGCAAAAGAATGTCACTCTTGCATCTATTATGAATATGCAAGCTCTTAAAGCTATGTCGGAGCGGCTTCCAGAGACACAAGCAGAAATGCTGTCACTTCCACACGTAACAAAGGCCAACTTTGAAAAATACGGTCAGCAGCTTTTAGAAATAACTCAAAACTACGCCGCTGAAAAATTGTGCATAATGTTGGATGCTGATACTGTTGGAAACACAGGTAACGGCAATGATGATAGCGACAGTGATTCCAGTGGAGATGGTACAGATTGGGGACGTTTGGCGCGTGAAGCTTCGGCAAATAGTTCTGCAGGTACCAATAAGCGAAGGCGAAACTGGGGATCTGGTGGCAGAGGCGCCAAACGATTCCGAAGAGGCCGAACGAAATCAAAAACTGGTACTCGTGCTAAAGCAACTGCAAGCCGTGGTGGAGCAGTGGCGAAACGTGGTGGTCGAGGAGCACGGGCAGGAACTTCCACTTTTGGACTACTGCCACTGCCTGGGACTCGGTAG